Proteins encoded in a region of the Microtus ochrogaster isolate Prairie Vole_2 chromosome 19, MicOch1.0, whole genome shotgun sequence genome:
- the LOC101986671 gene encoding growth/differentiation factor 3, which yields MGSRCSMGGRSWLSCGLFVLGLWCINFSWVQPLECSPAILPSGVSEILSSRQHGFTITSKSSQFLHSYWLLHFEAAPFLGSSRLQLWAWVPVPPHASELILELKDHERAQRILLDTFPIIFSSYESEGGVLLEIYCLLVYWMEVVPILLAEKSVSTEIPGAILRECSRTQDKRDAVLLFVSSSYAQPSLFHLPYVQEPFIPDVEQLLLSPNHQEVDRDQVHLPTQKLCHLQDQKVNLYRASWGQCIVAPKTFSFPSCQGNCLALNSELLHSNFECYKREAPTCSRLFQVCSPIKARLFSLMVQDDEHKMSVHYMNTSIVEKCGCS from the exons ATGGGGTCTCGCTGCAGCATGGGTGGCCGCTCTTGGCTTAGCTGTGGTCTTTTTGTGCTGGGTCTTTGGTGCATAAATTTTAGCTGGGTGCAGCCATTGGAATGTTCCCCTGCCATTCTGCCTTCTGGTGTCAGTGAGATCCTTTCTTCCAGACAACATGGCTTTACCATCACATCTAAAA GCAGCCAGTTCCTACATAGTTACTGGCTTCTGCACTTTGAAGCAGCTCCCTTCTTGGGTTCTTCCCGACTACAGCTCTGGGCCTGGGTACCAGTTCCTCCTCATGCCTCTGAGCTCATTCTAGAGCTCAAGGACCACGAAAGGGCACAGAGGATCCTTCTGGACACTTTCCCTATTATCTTCTCATCGTATGAGTCGGAAGGAGGAGTTCTATTGGAGATCTACTGTTTGCTAGTGTATTGGATGGAGGTGGTGCCTATCCTCCTGGCAGAGAAGTCTGTGTCCACTGAAATCCCCGGAGCCATCCTGAGGGAATGCTCTAGAACCCAAGACAAGCGAGATGCAGTGCTGCTCTTCGTATCCTCGTCCTACGCTCAACCATCCCTGTTTCACCTGCCTTACGTCCAGGAGCCCTTTATCCCCGATGTGGAACAGCTGCTCTTAAGCCCGAACCACCAAGAGGTGGACCGTGACCAGGTTCATCTCCCCACACAGAAGCTCTGTCACCTGCAGGATCAAAAGGTGAACCTCTACAGAGCTTCTTGGGGCCAGTGTATTGTGGCACCCAAGACGTTCAGCTTTCCATCCTGTCAGGGGAACTGCCTGGCCCTGAACAGTGAGCTCCTTCACTCCAATTTCGAATGCTATAAG AGGGAGGCACCCACCTGCTCCAGGCTCTTTCAGGTCTGTAGTCCTATCAAGGCTCGTCTCTTCTCCTTGATGGTCCAGGACGATGAACACAAGATGAGCGTGCACTACATGAACACGTCCATAGTAGAGAAGTGTGGCTGCTCCTGA